One window of the Camelina sativa cultivar DH55 chromosome 1, Cs, whole genome shotgun sequence genome contains the following:
- the LOC104703403 gene encoding uncharacterized protein LOC104703403 yields the protein MEIDLSGVNLRPFELKDAHDFLRWGGDDRVTGNLRWPAFTSEEEALVFIRDVCVPHPWRRSICIDDRSIGFISIFPETGDDRFKAHIGYGLCHEYWGKGITIRAVSVAVSQVFNDLPHVLRLQAFVQTQNKASQRVVEKIGFQREGLLRSYTFLLFFFFFFSCPLIFFLFHNPQAKLSSVNMGL from the exons ATGGAGATTGATCTCTCAGGAGTCAACCTCAGGCCGTTCGAACTAAAGGACGCTCATGATTTCCTCAGATGGGGCGGAGATGATCGAGTGACCGGAAATCTCCGTTGGCCGGCTTTCACATCGGAGGAGGAAGCTTTGGTCTTTATTCGAGACGTATGTGTGCCACATCCATGGCGACGTTCCATATGTATCGATGACCGTTCGATCGGGTTCATCTCTATCTTCCCTGAGACCGGTGATGATAG attCAAAGCGCATATTGGGTATGGATTATGTCATGAGTATTGGGGAAAGGGGATAACAATAAGGGCAGTGTCAGTTGCGGTATCACAAGTGTTCAATGACTTGCCTCACGTTTTGAGGCTTCAAGCTTTTgttcaaactcaaaacaaagCATCCCAAAGAGTTGTTGAGAAGATTGGTTTTCAAAGAGAGGGTCTGCTCAGGAGTTacacttttcttctttttttttttttttttt TCTCTTGTCCtctgatcttcttcctcttccacaATCCGCAAGCCAAATTGTCTAGCGTTAATATGGGTTTGTGA
- the LOC104706048 gene encoding uncharacterized protein LOC104706048 → MWSLRNFKSYMLRLRPEPISSLSSSAHSISRFTGGSLIPSQHRSITSTAPLHGWMDSIKGVFTGNKDTPVEESNLPVEAFTLLRFADELKNARRLGKFKQYIVGRSSEATFAEAFEKQEAVIRYLGALDATGENLKASQKQDAAKHCKCTITDVENTLAKFTWARQAHKKMAELKEGGKPLPKNMGELQKMMGSTPLDLARSNLAKSGQISRNALCPCGSKKRYKRCCGKD, encoded by the exons ATGTGGTCTTTAAGAAATTTCAAGTCCTATATGCTCAGGTTAAGACCTGAACCAATTTCTTCTTTATCCTCTTCTGCTCATTCGATCTCTCGCTTCACCGGCGGTTCTTTAATTCCGTCGCAGCACCGATCAATTACCTCCACGGCGCCGCTTCATGGATGGATGGACTCTATCAAAGGCGTTTTCACCGGAAACAAGGACACTCCTGTGGAAGAATCAAATCTACCCGTTGAAGCTTTCACTCTTCTCC GATTTGCTGATGAATTGAAGAATGCTAGAAGGTTAGGAAAATTTAAACAGTACATTGTGGGTAGAAGCAGCGAGGCCACATTTGCAGAGGCTTTTGAGAAACAAGAAGCTGTTATTAGGTATCTTGGAGCTCTTGATGCTACAGGAGAG AATCTCAAAGCGAGTCAGAAACAAGATGCTGCTAAACATTGCAAGTGCACGATAACGGATGTGGAGAATACGCTGGCCAAGTTTACTTGGGCCAGGCAAGCTCACAAGAAGATGGCAGAGTTGAAAGAAGGAGGCAAACCATTACCAAAGAACATGGGAGAG CTGCAAAAAATGATGGGGTCAACACCGCTGGATCTGGCGAGATCAAACTTAGCCAAAAGTGGGCAGATCAGCCGGAATGCACTTTGTCCCTGTGGTTCCAAGAAGAGATATAAAAG aTGTTGCGGAAAGGATTGA
- the LOC104706140 gene encoding uncharacterized protein LOC104706140 — MEPADSSPPPRDTSEQNSIPSPNGEPETWVENFKKVATALDLAKRLSSKIRETTSEFSLQREEYEKEVELKEKLFTERFVELKRREERVKLVEEREIQVELAEASISERSSALEEKENECDMKQFLGDNVMRELKEKHGELMREFDARENELRFLDETISEKSNALEKKEVDFQLFLELKEKKLEEREKKLELKQREVEERSTNAETCKRSRVESVSANKGRDSESLIPPGKKHKSITELYHASEEKKSVLHVKRSSAPASAPESEHTSEAKRREAYEIVCIDETDDEDPEPFTCPDPDFNDFNNEMSSFAVDQIWALYDPIDDMPQYYAQIRRILKDMTLRVRWLESVQTTEHEELIPVACGRFKYGKTENKSLLMFSHKMNHITRGKNVTIIPREGETWALFTDWTKAWNSHREQHKPPYKYDFVEVLSEFDSEQGIGVAYLGRVEGFTSVYKLAAQHGIVQIMIGSDEMLRFSHRVPSYKLIGDEEEGVPAGYFELDPAAIPRAYLKATKVEEEKIRI; from the exons ATGGAACCTGCAGATTCTTCACCACCACCACGAGATACGTCGGAGCAGAACTCAATTCCGTCGCCAAATGGAGAACCTGAGACTTG ggttgaaaattttaaaaaggttgCTACAGCTCTGGATTTAGCAAAACGTTTGAGCAGTAAGATCCGTGAGACCACTTCTGAGTTTTCACTTCAGCGGGAGGAATATGAAAAGGAAGTGGAGTTGAAGGAGAAATTGTTTACGGAGCGGTTTGTGGAGCTGAAGAGGAGGGAAGAGCGAGTGAAGCTggttgaagagagagagatccaggTTGAACTGGCTGAGGCTTCAATCTCTGAGCGATCAAGTGCTTTGgaggagaaagaaaatgaatgtGATATGAAACAGTTCCTGGGAGATAATGTCATGAGAGAGTTGAAGGAGAAACATGGAGAGCTGATGAGAGAGTTTGACGCAAGGGAGAATGAGCTTAGGTTTCTTGATGAAACCATTAGCGAGAAATCGAATGCgctggagaagaaagaagttgaCTTTCAACTGTTTCTTGAGTTAAAGGAGAAGAAACTTgaagaaagggagaaaaagCTGgaattgaaacagagagaagttGAAGAAAGATCAACAAATGCTGAGACTTGTAAGAGATCTAGGGTTGAATCTGTATCAGCAAACAAGGGTAGAGATTCTGAGTCTCTGATCCCCCCTggcaaaaaacataaaagcattACAGAACTCTACCATGCtagtgaagagaagaagagtgtgCTACATGTAAAGAGAAGTTCTGCTCCTGCATCTGCACCTGAATCTGAGCATACAAGTGaagcaaagagaagagaggCTTATGAAATTGTCTGCATAGATGAAACTGATGATGAGGATCCTGAGCCATTCACTTGTCCTGATCCAGACTTTAACGATTTTAACAACGAGATGAGCTCTTTCGCCGTGGATCAAATATGGGCTCTCTATGATCCTATAGATGATATGCCTCAATACTATGCTCAGATCAggagaattttgaaagatatgacTTTACGGGTGAGATGGCTCGAGTCAGTGCAAACCACAGAACACGAGGAGCTGATTCCCGTTGCTTGTGGGAGATTCAAATATGGGAAAACTGAGAACAAAAGCCTCCTTATGTTTTCTCATAAGATGAATCACATCACACGTGGCAAAAACGTCACTATAATCCCGAGAGAAGGCGAGACATGGGCTCTTTTCACAGATTGGACCAAGGCTTGGAACAGTCACAGGGAGCAGCACAAGCCTCCTTACAAATACGACTTTGTGGAAGTCCTGTCAGAATTTGACAGTGAACAAGGCATTGGAGTGGCTTACCTAGGGAGAGTGGAGGGATTCACATCAGTCTATAAACTTGCTGCGCAACATGGAATTGTCCAAATCATGATAGGATCAGATGAAATGCTTAGATTTTCTCATAGAGTCCCGTCTTATAAACTGATtggagatgaggaagaaggagtCCCAGCTGGATATTTTGAGCTAGACCCTGCTGCTATTCCCCGAGCTTATCTTAAAGCTACtaaggttgaagaagaaaagattaggATATAG
- the LOC104706224 gene encoding probable protein S-acyltransferase 17: MAVQWLLVCHGMATLTVVISFLCGQWPIFKGTPFQWIHYFITFGAYDYFLRFVGFVFGSKGTDMIMSVEYFCCERPNPILQVIYIAIIGSTYFLTAKSSFIYIPGYYVGDVHKYTSFLAVIIGVILFLLTSFSDPGTVNAENVARYISAYPYDDIIYSEKDCSTCKIPKPARSKHCSICNRCVARFDHHCGWMNNCIGERNTKYFMAFLFWHFLLCLYGTVAIGFILAGRVKDLRVVHILTVYYGVDKSFRSLAPRVLQWLVGTYNTQILLMVFLGIVSLLLAGFFAYHAKLCLTNTTTNETFKWREYLVLKKKLSEAKASTAALKAGVSFEPKKPLAESKCFGLCGRSSTHEAGEAKAEAITKRNLYDRGSFQNVSEIVFPLSSRPSSSIKSKPKLE; encoded by the exons ATGGCGGTACAGTGGCTTCTGGTGTGTCATGGGATGGCGACGCTAACGGTGGTCATCTCCTTCCTCTGTGGTCAATGGCCAATCTTCAAAGGCACACCTTTTCAATGGATTCATTACTTCATCACTTTCGGCGCCTACGATTACTTCCT GAGATTCGTCGGATTTGTGTTTGGTTCCAAGGGTACGGATATGATTATGTCTGTGGAGTACTTCTGCTGTGAGCGTCCTAATCCTATACTGCAG GTGATATATATAGCCATTATCGGATCAACATACTTCTTAACTGCAAAGTCTTCATTCATCTATATACCTGGATATTATGTTGGCGATGTTCACAA GTACACGAGCTTTCTGGCTGTTATAATTGGTGTCATACTTTTCTTGTTGACAAGCTTTTCTGATCCAGGTACTGTGAACGCTGAGAATGTTGCACGGTATATTTCTGCTTACCCCTATGATGATATCATTTACTCGGAGAAAGATTGTTCCACCTGTAAAATCCCAAA GCCTGCTAGATCCAAGCATTGCAGCATCTGCAACCGCTGTGTGGCTCGGTTTGACCATCATTGTGGGTGGATG AATAATTGTATAGGCGAAAGGAATACCAAATATTTCATGGCTTTCCTCTTTTG GCATTTCCTTCTTTGCTTGTACGGAACAGTAGCCATTGGGTTTATCCTTGCTGGGCGAGTAAAAGATCTTCGTGTTGTACATATTTTAACTG TCTATTACGGTGTAGATAAATCTTTCCGTAGCTTAGCTCCTCGTGTTTTACAG TGGCTAGTTGGTACATACAACACCCAGATTCTCCTAATGGTGTTTCTCGGCATTGTTTCTCTCCTCCTTGCTGGCTTCTTCGCTTACCACGCAAAACTCTGCTTAACCAACACAACAACTAATGAG ACATTTAAGTGGAGAGAATATTTagtcttgaagaagaagctcagtgAAGCAAAGGCGAGCACTGCTGCTCTAAAGGCAGGAGTGTCATTTGAACCGAAGAAGCCATTAGCGGAAAGCAAATGCTTTGGGCTCTGTGGGAGATCCTCTACTCATGAAGCAGGAGAGGCCAAAGCCGAAGCTATAACAAAACGGAATTTGTATGATAGAGGAAGTTTCCAAAACGTTTCTGAGATCGTTTTCCCTTTATCATCAAGACCATCTTCTTCCATAAAATCAAAACCGAAACTGGAATAG
- the LOC104706702 gene encoding uncharacterized protein LOC104706702 produces MECNKEDAAEAKQIAEEKMEAGDFVGAHKFVTRAQRLFPNLENLLQMITICDVHSAAINKIKGLDNWYGILQVQPLVADADSIKKQYRKLVLLLHPDKNKFPGAEAAFKLVGEAHRVLSDQKKRSQYDVRYSSHSSLANKHANANSGRHCAATNNAADNIVSVHTFWTSCRHCGRWYKYLKEYMDTVMHCSNCRNVFVARSIRCDGVSPGSSTAGKKDFQYQGMYSTYRQNASTEAESASAAAEMDKNGTVEGKLNKKNQVNQEKGADDRELKKDEGCTDNNTEGSRPQNGETGSMKDSAEIPKADVLKPQHQVKEPDTTAGKSIPDRSAPKKTRAYKRSRKAVEESSKSFEVDSSDAAEAKTDTKGGSDGDFVNPPSKKTKPGCEFVSEFNMKQTAEDNKSTEQADSGVSSASSHANKGNEDILSSKNKVSERCNGNGEDAALSSKIDRVQNGYKANEIPNTRDIPDPELNVFDVERNTENFAVNQVWSTTDSRDGMPRKYVRVENVLNAEFKLRITYLEPVCDENDDCIPVACGKFKNGKTEEVENRSIFSGQMHHLLCNQTVSIYPRKGEIWAIFREWNEEWNTSLEKHKLPYKYDFVEIVSDFHNVNGVGVAYLGKLKSSRPLFHRETKYGIQQIQFFPEAVLRFSHKVPAIKMTRKEKECVPANAYELDPAALPKYILQVDAVDMEMDSEILKGKADSPYPEAPKVGAKVKLVPETAPSPRKRRKSDYDNCVCCDLGEVKRGTNRSHDISSCEVDEKNTPNKSRKNGEATDGFKLRKSPRLQTIPSQQGDGKKSHKQGNKMNNSKKSDKDLVTDSLGVDGKNTPNKCRKNGEATDVFKLRKSPRLQTIPSQQGDEKKSAKQGRKKTDKGLGTDSLGVDEKNTPNESRKNGEATDLFELRKSPRLQTNSNQQGDEKKSAKQGRKMNNPKKTDRGLMTDSLGVRKSPNGIHQSAESQEGESSKKQGPNGETPSLSKLSDLPSQVDGSTNEFPNKTPVSPNCKTPRRNAFDFKNLRSEDRFGVNQVWAIYSNDKGIPSEYVKITKVETKPKFVLRGTPTELYQPSTEPVTRPVSCGEFKLKKGRPKIFPCASFSHQVKPFDSRNRCIVKVYPRKGEIWALYKNSDSTEEHDIVEVVEDNCDGEIVKVVALTAKGSSSLYTTQRKEGAGADCIDIPKAEMSRFSHQIPAVKTRLVKGGYWELDPIAIPTRTMVFD; encoded by the coding sequence ATGGAATGCAATAAAGAAGATGCTGCGGAAGCAAAACAAATTGCAGAGGAAAAGATGGAGGCTGGTGATTTTGTTGGAGCTCATAAATTTGTTACCAGGGCTCAAAGACTCTTCCCTAATCTCGAAAACTTACTGCAGATGATAACCATATGTGATGTGCATTCTGCTGCAATTAATAAAATCAAAGGGCTTGACAACTGGTATGGTATCCTTCAGGTTCAGCCTTTGGTGGCTGATGCCGATTCAATCAAGAAGCAATACAGAAAGCTTGTCCTGCTTCTCCATCCAGACAAAAACAAGTTTCCTGGTGCAGAGGCTGCTTTCAAGTTGGTTGGAGAAGCACACAGAGTGCTTTCTGATCAGAAGAAACGCTCTCAGTACGATGTCAGATACAGTTCCCATTCAAGTTTAGCTAACAAGCATGCAAATGCAAACTCGGGTCGCCACTGTGCTGCTACAAACAATGCTGCCGATAATATTGTAAGTGTTCACACATTCTGGACGAGTTGCAGGCACTGTGGCCGTTGGTATAAATACTTGAAAGAATATATGGACACAGTTATGCACTGTTCCAATTGCCGGAACGTTTTCGTTGCCCGCAGCATAAGGTGTGATGGAGTGTCACCTGGTAGTTCAACTGCTGGTAAAAAAGATTTTCAGTATCAAGGGATGTACAGTACATATCGGCAGAATGCTTCTACTGAAGCAGAATCAGCAAGTGCAGCAGCTGAGATGGATAAGAATGGAACAGTTGAAGGGAAGCTCAACAAGAAGAATCAAGTTAATCAGGAAAAAGGTGCTGATGACAGGGAACTCAAGAAAGATGAGGGTTGTACCGATAATAACACTGAAGGAAGCAGACCCCAGAATGGTGAGACAGGTAGTATGAAAGATTCTGCTGAAATACCTAAAGCTGATGTATTGAAGCCGCAACATCAAGTAAAAGAACCAGATACTACTGCAGGAAAGTCAATACCTGATAGATCAGCTCCGAAGAAGACTAGGGCATACAAAAGGAGTAGAAAAGCGGTTGAGGAATCCTCTAAGAGTTTTGAGGTGGATAGCTCTGATGCTGCTGAGGCTAAAACAGATACAAAGGGGGGAAGCGATGGTGATTTTGTCAACCCTCCaagtaaaaagacaaaaccaGGTTGTGAATTTGTGTCTGAGTTTAATATGAAGCAAACGGCTGAGGATAATAAGTCAACTGAACAGGCTGATTCTGGAGTCTCTTCCGCATCTTCACATGCTAATAAAGGAAATGAAGACATCTTGTCATCCAAAAATAAAGTTAGTGAACGCTGTAATGGTAATGGAGAAGATGCAGCCTTGTCGAGCAAGATTGATAGAGTTCAAAATGGATACAAAGCTAATGAAATCCCTAATACACGTGATATACCTGATCCGGAGTTAAATGTGTTTGATGTTGAACGGAATACAGAAAATTTTGCTGTCAATCAAGTGTGGTCTACAACTGATTCTAGAGATGGTATGCCTAGGAAATATGTTCGGGTAGAGAATGTGTTGAATGCCGAGTTCAAGCTGCGGATTACCTATCTTGAGCCTGTATGTGATGAGAATGATGATTGTATTCCAGTTGCTTGTGGTAAGTTTAAAAATgggaaaacagaggaagttGAGAACCGCTCAATCTTTTCAGGTCAAATGCATCACTTGCTTTGCAACCAGACTGTTTCCATCTATCCTAGGAAAGGAGAAATATGGGCCATTTTCAGAGAATGGAACGAGGAATGGAACACTAGTCTAGAAAAGCATAAATTACCATACAAGTATGACTTTGTGGAAATTGTGAGTGATTTTCACAATGTTAACGGTGTTGGAGTGGCCTACCTGGGTAAACTAAAAAGTTCTCGTCCGCTGTTTCACAGGGAGACAAAGTATGGAATTCAACAGATTCAATTTTTTCCGGAAGCTGTGCTTAGATTTTCTCACAAAGTACCAGCAATCAAAATGAccagaaaagagaaagagtgtGTTCCAGCTAACGCATATGAATTGGATCCTGCTGCATTAccaaaatatatacttcaggtTGATGCAGTTGATATGGAAATGGATAGTGAGATCCTGAAAGGTAAAGCTGACAGCCCTTATCCCGAAGCTCCCAAGGTTGGAGCGAAGGTCAAGCTAGTTCCAGAGACCGCACCATCCCCAAGGAAACGTCGAAAATCTGATTATGATAATTGCGTTTGCTGTGATCTTGGGGAAGTCAAACGCGGAACAAACAGAAGCCATGATATTTCTTCTTGTGAAGTTGATGAAAAGAACACACCAAACAAGTCCAGAAAGAATGGTGAGGCCACAGATGGCTTCAAACTTCGAAAATCTCCTCGTCTTCAAACGATTCCAAGCCAACAAGGAGATGGGAAGAAAAGTCATAAACAAGGcaacaaaatgaataactcAAAGAAAAGTGATAAGGATCTTGTGACAGATTCTTTGGGAGTTGATGGAAAGAACACACCAAACAAGTGCAGAAAGAATGGTGAGGCCACAGATGTCTTTAAACTGCGAAAATCTCCTCGTCTTCAAACAATTCCAAGCCAACAAGGAGATGAGAAGAAAAGTGCTAAACAAGGCAGGAAGAAAACTGATAAGGGTCTTGGGACAGATTCTTTGGGAGTTGATGAAAAGAACACACCAAACGAGTCCAGAAAGAATGGTGAGGCCACAGATCTTTTCGAACTTCGAAAATCTCCTCGTctacaaacaaactcaaaccaacaaGGAGATGAGAAGAAAAGTGCTAAACAGGGCAGGAAGATGAATAACCCAAAGAAAACTGATAGGGGTCTTATGACAGATTCTTTGGGAGTCAGAAAATCTCCCAATGGCATTCACCAATCAGCAGAAAGTCAGGAAGGAGAGAGCTCGAAGAAACAAGGACCCAATGGTGAAACACCGTCTCTGTCCAAGCTGAGTGATTTGCCATCTCAGGTGGATGGTTCTACTAATGAGTTCCCTAATAAAACTCCTGTGTCACCAAATTGCAAAACACCTCGAAGAAATGCCTTTGACTTCAAGAACCTGAGATCCGAAGACAGATTCGGAGTTAATCAGGTATGGGCTATTTATAGCAATGACAAGGGAATCCCCTCAGAGTATGTGAAGATAACGAAAGTTGAAACCAAGCCTAAGTTCGTATTACGTGGAACCCCGACGGAGCTGTATCAACCATCTACGGAACCCGTAACCCGCCCTGTCTCTTGTGGGGAATTTAAGTTGAAAAAGGGAAGACCTAAAATCTTTCCTTGTGCCAGCTTCTCACATCAGGTCAAACCCTTCGACAGTAGAAACAGGTGCATAGTCAAAGTATACCCAAGGAAAGGTGAGATATGGGCTCTATATAAGAACTCTGATAGCACTGAAGAACATGACATTGTAGAAGTGGTGGAAGATAACTGTGATGGGGAGATCGTAAAGGTGGTGGCTTTGACAGCTAAAGGCTCTAGTTCTCTATACACAACTCAGAGGAAAGAAGGGGCGGGTGCGGATTGTATAGACATTCCAAAGGCAGAAATGAGTAGATTTTCTCATCAGATTCCGGCTGTCAAAACAAGGCTAGTTAAAGGAGGATACTGGGAGCTTGACCCGATAGCAATTCCAACTCGCACCATGGTCTTCGACTGA
- the LOC104706542 gene encoding DNA ligase 1-like isoform X1 codes for MVEDDLGFGGLERQKLRKSMEKIKADASGVITCVRQLKGLLDHFGMVEGNIEKRSRELDLKEKELQSLSSDLEKKIQTFEEEKSKAGDLKKLAEECTQELRLKRNDLTVKLDSLTRVQSVLELKDKQLGQLMAELKRRCNEARSVQERKKEMEAETERKKKELTLIVNQIEESGKLLEKRSREVELMEKDIEEKGKELDLVKSQVNSWEEKLLQLRTNDDCTTEVSPRKEQADSPDNTPVEVELKKKQLGQTKTVLVKHTGVEEDNNNLVSGLTPGVNVVVMSSSDVKSSTDETKHPQVLYTYQRKEAMKDA; via the exons ATGGTTGAAGATGACTTGGGTTTTGGTGGTTTGGAGAGACAGAAACTCCGAAAATCTATGGAGAAAATCAAAGCTGATGCTTCCGGAGTAATAACATGCGTCCGTCAATTGAAAGGCTTACTCGACCATTTTGGCATGGTTGAAGGCAACATTGAGAAGAGGTCCCGGGAGCTAGATCTAAAGGAGAAGGAGCTGCAAAGTTTGAGCTCAGACCTTGagaaaaagattcaaacttttgaagaagaaaagtccAAAGCTGGTGATTTGAAGAAACTAGCGGAAGAGTGTACTCAAGAACTGAGGTTGAAGAGGAATGACCTGACAGTAAAGCTGGATTCATTGACCAGGGTTCAGAGTGTGCTTGAGTTAAAGGATAAACAATTGGGACAGCTTATGGCTGAGCTTAAGAGGCGTTGCAATGAGGCTCGTAGTGTTCAAGAGCGTAAGAAAGAAATGGAAGcggaaacagaaagaaagaagaaagagttgaCGCTGATTGTTAACCAGATTGAGGAATCTGGCAAACTGCTTGAGAAGAGGTCTAGGGAAGTAGAGTTGATGGAGAAAGACAttgaagagaaaggaaaagaactTGATTTGGTCAAGAGTCAAGTCAACTCATGGGAAGAGAAACTCCTTCAGCTTAGGACAAATGATGATTGTACAACAGAAGTAAGTCCAAGGAAAGAGCAAGCGGATTCACCGGACAACACTCCTGTGGAAGTggagctgaagaagaaacagtTGGGACAGACGAAAACGGTGCTTGTGAAGCATACTGGTGTAGAGGAGGACAACAACAATCTTG TTTCAGGCTTAACTCCGGGGGTCAATGTTGTTGTTATGTCATCATCTGATGTGAAGTCGTCCACCGATGAGACCAAGCATCCTCAAGTCTTGTACACATACCAGAGGAAAGAAGCAATGAAAGACGCCTGA
- the LOC104706542 gene encoding DNA ligase 1-like isoform X2: MVEDDLGFGGLERQKLRKSMEKIKADASGVITCVRQLKGLLDHFGMVEGNIEKRSRELDLKEKELQSLSSDLEKKIQTFEEEKSKAGDLKKLAEECTQELRLKRNDLTVKLDSLTRVQSVLELKDKQLGQLMAELKRRCNEARSVQERKKEMEAETERKKKELTLIVNQIEESGKLLEKRSREVELMEKDIEEKGKELDLVKSQVNSWEEKLLQLRTNDDCTTEVSPRKEQADSPDNTPVEVELKKKQLGQTKTVLVKHTGVEEDNNNLGLTPGVNVVVMSSSDVKSSTDETKHPQVLYTYQRKEAMKDA, from the exons ATGGTTGAAGATGACTTGGGTTTTGGTGGTTTGGAGAGACAGAAACTCCGAAAATCTATGGAGAAAATCAAAGCTGATGCTTCCGGAGTAATAACATGCGTCCGTCAATTGAAAGGCTTACTCGACCATTTTGGCATGGTTGAAGGCAACATTGAGAAGAGGTCCCGGGAGCTAGATCTAAAGGAGAAGGAGCTGCAAAGTTTGAGCTCAGACCTTGagaaaaagattcaaacttttgaagaagaaaagtccAAAGCTGGTGATTTGAAGAAACTAGCGGAAGAGTGTACTCAAGAACTGAGGTTGAAGAGGAATGACCTGACAGTAAAGCTGGATTCATTGACCAGGGTTCAGAGTGTGCTTGAGTTAAAGGATAAACAATTGGGACAGCTTATGGCTGAGCTTAAGAGGCGTTGCAATGAGGCTCGTAGTGTTCAAGAGCGTAAGAAAGAAATGGAAGcggaaacagaaagaaagaagaaagagttgaCGCTGATTGTTAACCAGATTGAGGAATCTGGCAAACTGCTTGAGAAGAGGTCTAGGGAAGTAGAGTTGATGGAGAAAGACAttgaagagaaaggaaaagaactTGATTTGGTCAAGAGTCAAGTCAACTCATGGGAAGAGAAACTCCTTCAGCTTAGGACAAATGATGATTGTACAACAGAAGTAAGTCCAAGGAAAGAGCAAGCGGATTCACCGGACAACACTCCTGTGGAAGTggagctgaagaagaaacagtTGGGACAGACGAAAACGGTGCTTGTGAAGCATACTGGTGTAGAGGAGGACAACAACAATCTTG GCTTAACTCCGGGGGTCAATGTTGTTGTTATGTCATCATCTGATGTGAAGTCGTCCACCGATGAGACCAAGCATCCTCAAGTCTTGTACACATACCAGAGGAAAGAAGCAATGAAAGACGCCTGA